The Populus alba chromosome 13, ASM523922v2, whole genome shotgun sequence genome contains the following window.
GATGAATCTACAATATCACTCTTCCAGCTTTTCAATTTGTCTGTATCATCTGAAATCCTTGGTTTAACATCAACAAGCCTACTATTGTCCATGGTACCCTGTCatgttaaacaaaataaaattagagaCCAGGTAGCACTAACAGCATGGAGCTGAAAATTGCTTAACTTACAAGATTGCCAATAGAAACTGCAGGCTGGATTCTATCTGAGCGTTCCAGTGATGATGCGAGGCCAGAAGAAACATTTGCCACAGAGCCTAGTGCGTTAACAATCAGTGGCTACAATAAGAGGTATAAGAAACCTCATTAGCACCGCAAACATGCCACATGGCAAAGTAAGTATCCAATGCAATGATATAGGAGTATAGAACAAAAACAATACACAGGCATGCTGTGGTTTTCAACTCCAAAAGCCAtttctcaaaataataataataataataataataataagccaCCATCctctttcaaaacataaaattaggACTTAGCAAGGGATGCTATCATTTGAAAACTCTATGATCACCAGAAGGCATCATATTTATAAGGTTTTCCTTTGTTAAGCGTCATAACACTGAAATTTAAGCATGAAACTCTCCTTCCCTTTAACCAGTAAACCCATTATTGAACTAATATCATGGTTTTCTTGATCCCCAGGCTCTGATTTAACAAGTTATCAGGAACATAAACATTTCCTGCTgcaatcttattttattttaaagcacTTTTAGAAAAGTGTCCCTTCCTTTAAGCTACCATTCTTCCATCACAAGATCAAAGCACAAATGATCCATCACCTTTGAAGAACTATACCATTATCAAACAATCATTTTGTATCTAAGTTATTAGGTTCACTAATCCAATTTTACTTCAGCATCTAGCACTTGAGCTTTGAATCTTTTCTCTGGAAacaaattgcaagaattgaacaaaacagtgtaaaaagaaaatgaatgcaTCGAGATATTGAACACTTAATATTGATAAATGCGGAACACTTAGAATTAATTGATAACAacatttcatcaaaatcaaatggaGCCTGCCTATTTAAAAGGAAATTCATGATACTCTTGTATAAGGGAATCTAAGGTTCACTGGTAAAAGTACCAAACAGATCTATATGAGTTCATGCACATGACAACCTCACTAATTTCACCCTGCTGACCAAACTTCTGCTCactaaagaaatattaatgCCTTGGCCTTTACAAAGGGTAGTTTTTTTAACCTGATGTCTTTAAGCAGGCTCTCCTTGCATGTGAACAAGTCAAGGATTCTCTTTGTAACTTCTCTTTTTATGATAACAATCTTATTTCTTACCTCAACACAGCATATTGTACAGACCTTACATaaggtaaaaataaatagatcaaACCAAAATGTATAACTACCTTAGAGTTGATTGGTTCTGATGGGCTTCGACTTTTATCAATAGCCCTGCTCTCCAACATTCTTATCAAGCGCAATCCATCACTACTGGCTAGAATTTTAATACCATTGTCACTAGTTGTGACTGCCAACAATGAACCTTCCTTGTTAAATCTCAGTCTAGGACTAGCCTGCAAAGAAAACTAACGATGAACTGCAAAACCTTACATTTATACCCCTAAACAATTAGAAAAGGAATGCAGACTAATACTAACAGGCAACCCCCCATCTGCATCAACAGCTGTCAACATGTTTGTATTATCCATATCCCAAAACTTAATTTGAAACTCATCACCAGCAGCTAAGAAGTGGCTCCTTGTTGTGTCAAACTGAACAACATCTAAAGAACGCTTCCTGAAACCCAAATATGTTCGTTTGATAGATCCTTCACTTTCATTCCACTCAACTAGGTGAGATTCACCTTCTTTACTTGTTCCACAAGAGAAGAGCCTGCGAAAATGGAACAGCAATACATCACCCATACCATTTTGAATGCTTATATTCATGTATTCACACCTAGTAAGGGATAATACAAGTGGCATTGAAGGAAAAGACAGTGCCCAAAGCAGGGTTTATGTCAAGCCCAGGACAGTAATCTCTCCCAAAAATAGTCTACTGAAAAGCTACCTGAGCTAAAACAAAGGAGGTTAGAGGAAACCTAAACATCACGGACACAtggaatacaaaaaaaaataaaaatgactacAGAATCTATAACATAGAATAAAACGTCTAAGGCAAGATAGTTTTGAAAGATTGTgcaatgcaatttttatttctgACAAGACATGATGTAATTTAGGTTAGATttggaactaaaaaaaaaaagaatggtatATGTACTACAATAGACAAAATGTATAGGCAAGAAAAATAGGAGAGAAAAATCAACTTCTCTAActttgaaatattattaatcCAAGTTGCTAGGATTTCATACGAGTAACAGATACAAGAGCATGTCAGGGGTTACAGTTGGTATTTTTTCTAGAATGTCCTGGATCTTTCCATCGGTTTGAAGCGCCcaataatgtcatttttttaatctgagTGTCATTATCTGGCATAAGTATTTTAGACTCTTTAAGTGTTTGTCAAGTCAAATGGGTGTAATACAAGATAGAATTCCAGTTATTAAAGCTATATGCCTGTTTGACTATAAAGTAAACCATCTTTATGACATGTTTTACCTAGTCCCATCTGCACTATATGCCATCATGGTGCACCAAAGTCCAGGAGCATCATAGTCCACTCTAGATCCCAAAGAATCATATAGCCAAGCTTTAATCTTCCCATCAATTgctgttgaaaaaataaactgcAAATATAGACCAAGTGAGATGGATTATAAGGTGACCAAAATGATACAAAcctccaaacatgttttaaatttgtactGATAATTTGACATCACTCTGCTAACAACATACATCATGGAAGACACTAAATTGTTATGAGAACCCAATACCCAGCTTCATAAAGGAGTTTTACCTGgatattttctttgtaatggGGACACAATGAATACACAGGCGCTTCATGGCcttcaaatatatattgtcTGCCTCCTGCTCCAGCATCCCAAACCTGTCATGCAGGAGGCTaccataaagaaaccattcttCCTAGTGAAAGGAAACTGATTAGCCTCTGATAATTGATACCTTAATCATCTTGTCATCACCGCATGTGACAATGCATAGTTGTTTGTTGGGATGAGCAAATGCAATATCATTCACACCACCGACATGGGCATCAatctaaaagataaaatcaggCAGTCACATGATATAATATCCAGCATGATATAGTATCCAGGATTACTGAACTTACCTCTAAATGAGGCCTCAGTTCTCCAGTCGGATTGTAAGTATATATTTGCACTATATGTTTCGAAAATGCAACACCTATACAAAGAAACAATCACTTAAACAATGCAAACAATGTCATACAAAgatgacaataaaataaatcatactcaGGAAGTAGTCAAATTTAAATACAAACCAAGCATTAGTCCATCTGGCCCCCACACACATCGATTTACAGATATTGCAGCATCATTCAACAATGCTGTCTGTTAGCATGAACAAACCATTAGAAAGAAGGATCAgtccaaaagaaaaggaaaacgaaGAACAATCAGTTAAAACTCCAATTCccaattataattaattctCCTGCCAAGCAACAAGGTCACCAAAGAGCAATACCAAAAGGCGTACATTGTCACTAAACTTTTGAAGATTAGAGGATTTATGGGTGTTGACATCAACCAAAAGacagataaattaaaaattagatctATTAATATCTCCAATACAGTTGAAACTCAAACTACCTGCAGTGGCATCGAAGAAGCAGAGAGATCCCAAACTTTGAAAGGTTTATGTGCCAACCTTTCCCGGGAGCCAACTTCCCAAAGGCTAATGTCACCAACATTTGTCCCAactacaaaatataatttgaaaggTCTGTCAACACACCAATCCTATCAAATGAAACttaaacctttcttcttctttttgtaaaCTTGTAACATATGTTCAAATATTAACCTAGCAGGATGGTTTGATGCTGTGGAtgaaagtccatgctaatgacATTGGATCCTTGGTTAAGGGTCCGTACAACAGTTTTGGGAAGGTCATCTTGGGAATAGATATTGGGAGTATGTGCTATACCAGAAAAGGAAACCTGCAATACGAAACCAGATAATTATTACAGTAACAAAATGAAGGCCACTTGTACTTTAACATCAACCAAGCATGAAGATTGAActtgaggaagaaaagaaaataaaaaaaagaactttcaTCTGTCTACACCTCTTCAGATTGGCCAGGGCGCATCCGCTTCATCAAGTGTTCTGAATCAGCTGACTGATAATTCATTCCTGTGGGAGTCCTTGGGTGTTTCAAGAATGCAGCTGCGCAAATCCATGAATGATTATATAGTTTTACCAAGCTAGAAAAAGGTAAGAGCACCACAAACTACATGAGTATTAATAGCTTCACCTGCACTAGAAGGCTGCACAAGAGTAGGGGGGCCTGCTGCCACAGAAGGGTGTGGTAAAGAAGGATTATTGGCCGACATCCAACCAGCAATAGCACCCGGAGTTGGGGAAACAACAGGTTGAAATGGCTGCATGGTGCAAGTAATTGCAAGGATTATATGAAAGCCCACAAGTGTCACTTAGGGAAGAGCAGATGAAAGATAGAACTTACGCCATGGGCTCCAATAGGGGGGAATGCCCCAGCCTTAGGAATCGGTCCCACAAGGGGGGTGTTCGAGGGAGGAGGTGGATGAGCCCCATTAGCAGTTGTAGGAGTGCAAGAATGATCAATAAATAGAGTTTTGATGTCAGGGTTTGAACGAGGATTCTTACAAAGTTGATGCTGCCAATTAAGACTGAAAgttccaaaagaaaaataagcctttgaaaaacaacttcatGATGAAGAGCTCTAAGAGCAAAAGTAAGAATCTTATACATGCCACTCAGAAACTGTAAAGGTACCAATATGCAAGTTATCTACATAATACAAATCAGATAACAAAATTTGCATTTTCCATGTGAAGCTTATAGAAGAATATGCAAGGATAACCTCTGGTTTATTAACGTTCTAAGTCGCGAACTTTTGAAGGGTGGGAAAGTAAGCTTGTCTCGAAACAGCGGGTTTGCTTCAATCAGCTTTTTAAGTTCGACAAGCATGATATTTCGAGCCGATTTTGTGTCCCCATATTTTGAAAGCTGCTCATTTTGCCTGATAGTCCAGAAAACAAATGTTGATGGTAGAACATCACAActaacatgaaaaagatgcaagaGCAGCTACCTGAAATTATCAAGTGTAAGCAACTGAGTTATTTCCTTGAAAAGTTCTTCATTGAAGGATGCAAAAACCTTCAGGTCCTTAACAAGAATCTCAACAGCCTTTGCCCGATCCTGTCTGATGGCaggaaatattaaaatagtCAAAACATGCATGACAAAATATAAGCAAACTTCAAAGTTCATAACCccaaaacaaaccaaatcaCTAAATTATAACCCCATTGACAGATGTCAGcattctccttttattttctgtcAAGTGGCTGGTAAGTATTTCTGATTAAAATGAAGCGCACAAACAAGAGAATTAAGGGGGCAAATATTCAAAACTCACCTATCAAGAGCCTCCAAATATTTCTGCTTTCTTATTTCAAAGAATATCTTCATAGAGTAACGGTTATCTTCAACCTTCGTGAATCCACATAAATATCGTTCAATCTCATCCCATTCACCAGCCTGAACTTGATCCTCAAAATGTTtcatattgaagaaaaaaccagACTCTTGCTCTAACCTTAAAATCAGCATTTGATGAcaacacacaaaacaaaaacagaacatTAGCATTCTATTCAAGTTCATGTTCATTATCACCATTCCTAGCTGAGAAGTCAGGAAACAGAATGATGGTACATAGTGGTAAGCAGTGTAAAAGTATTTATGTGGCTTCATGAAGTCAAAATTAATgcaat
Protein-coding sequences here:
- the LOC118040629 gene encoding protein TOPLESS-RELATED PROTEIN 2 isoform X1 gives rise to the protein MSSLSRELVFLILQFLDEEKFKETVHKLEQESGFFFNMKHFEDQVQAGEWDEIERYLCGFTKVEDNRYSMKIFFEIRKQKYLEALDRQDRAKAVEILVKDLKVFASFNEELFKEITQLLTLDNFRQNEQLSKYGDTKSARNIMLVELKKLIEANPLFRDKLTFPPFKSSRLRTLINQSLNWQHQLCKNPRSNPDIKTLFIDHSCTPTTANGAHPPPPSNTPLVGPIPKAGAFPPIGAHGPFQPVVSPTPGAIAGWMSANNPSLPHPSVAAGPPTLVQPSSAAAFLKHPRTPTGMNYQSADSEHLMKRMRPGQSEEVSFSGIAHTPNIYSQDDLPKTVVRTLNQGSNVISMDFHPQHQTILLVGTNVGDISLWEVGSRERLAHKPFKVWDLSASSMPLQTALLNDAAISVNRCVWGPDGLMLGVAFSKHIVQIYTYNPTGELRPHLEIDAHVGGVNDIAFAHPNKQLCIVTCGDDKMIKVWDAGAGGRQYIFEGHEAPVYSLCPHYKENIQFIFSTAIDGKIKAWLYDSLGSRVDYDAPGLWCTMMAYSADGTRLFSCGTSKEGESHLVEWNESEGSIKRTYLGFRKRSLDVVQFDTTRSHFLAAGDEFQIKFWDMDNTNMLTAVDADGGLPASPRLRFNKEGSLLAVTTSDNGIKILASSDGLRLIRMLESRAIDKSRSPSEPINSKPLIVNALGSVANVSSGLASSLERSDRIQPAVSIGNLGTMDNSRLVDVKPRISDDTDKLKSWKSDIVDSSQLKALRLPDSIAAGKVVRLIYTNSGMALLALASNAVHKLWKWQRSERNLTGKATASNAPQLWQPPSGTPMTNDINESKPAEESAACIALSKNDSYVMSASGGKVSLFNMMTFKVMTTFMSPPPAATFLAFHPQDNNIIAIGMEDSTVQIYNVRVDEVKTKLKGHQNRITGLAFSQSLNVLVSSGADAQLCVWSIDGWEKKKMRFIQAPPSRQSPLVGETRVQFHNDQAHLLVVHESQIAIYDSKLECSRSWSPKDTLAAPISSAIYSSDGFLVYTGFCDGAVGVFDADSLRIRCRIAPSAYIPSHPAGSTAYPLVIAAHPSEPNQIALGMSDGAVHVVEPSDVEMKWGGPSSQDNGTLPSNTSNPSPSGHLSELPSR
- the LOC118040629 gene encoding protein TOPLESS-RELATED PROTEIN 2 isoform X2, coding for MSSLSRELVFLILQFLDEEKFKETVHKLEQESGFFFNMKHFEDQVQAGEWDEIERYLCGFTKVEDNRYSMKIFFEIRKQKYLEALDRQDRAKAVEILVKDLKVFASFNEELFKEITQLLTLDNFRQNEQLSKYGDTKSARNIMLVELKKLIEANPLFRDKLTFPPFKSSRLRTLINQSLNWQHQLCKNPRSNPDIKTLFIDHSCTPTTANGAHPPPPSNTPLVGPIPKAGAFPPIGAHGPFQPVVSPTPGAIAGWMSANNPSLPHPSVAAGPPTLVQPSSAAAFLKHPRTPTGMNYQSADSEHLMKRMRPGQSEEVSFSGIAHTPNIYSQDDLPKTVVRTLNQGSNVISMDFHPQHQTILLVGTNVGDISLWEVGSRERLAHKPFKVWDLSASSMPLQTALLNDAAISVNRCVWGPDGLMLGVAFSKHIVQIYTYNPTGELRPHLEIDAHVGGVNDIAFAHPNKQLCIVTCGDDKMIKVWDAGAGGRQYIFEGHEAPVYSLCPHYKENIQFIFSTAIDGKIKAWLYDSLGSRVDYDAPGLWCTMMAYSADGTRLFSCGTSKEGESHLVEWNESEGSIKRTYLGFRKRSLDVVQFDTTRSHFLAAGDEFQIKFWDMDNTNMLTAVDADGGLPASPRLRFNKEGSLLAVTTSDNGIKILASSDGLRLIRMLESRAIDKSRSPSEPINSKPLIVNALGSVANVSSGLASSLERSDRIQPAVSIGNLGTMDNSRLVDVKPRISDDTDKLKSWKSDIVDSSQLKALRLPDSIAAGKVVRLIYTNSGMALLALASNAVHKLWKWQRSERNLTGKATASNAPQLWQPPSGTPMTNDINESKPAEESAACIALSKNDSYVMSASGGKVSLFNMMTFKVMTTFMSPPPAATFLAFHPQDNNIIAIGMEDSTVQIYNVRVDEVKTKLKGHQNRITGLAFSQSLNVLVSSGADAQLCVWSIDGWEKKKMRFIQAPPSRQSPLVGETRVQFHNDQAHLLVVHESQIAIYDSKLECSRSWSPKDTLAAPISSAIYSSDGFLVYTGFCDGAVGVFDADSLRIRCRIAPSAYIPSHPAGTAYPLVIAAHPSEPNQIALGMSDGAVHVVEPSDVEMKWGGPSSQDNGTLPSNTSNPSPSGHLSELPSR